One window of Oryza brachyantha chromosome 12, ObraRS2, whole genome shotgun sequence genomic DNA carries:
- the LOC102699830 gene encoding leucine-rich repeat receptor-like protein kinase PXC1, whose translation MSMPILLAEESSGSCAHSCRDSRVVVTMAMLLLRSLGFLAIMAAALSLAMPAAVVAAAVPQPEPEVKPSDTDALTIFRNGADAHGILAANWSTSNACAGGWIGVGCSADGRRVTSLSLPSLDLRGPLDPLSHLGELRLLDLRGNRLNGTLDTLLLGVPNLKLLYLSHNDLSGAIPDAIARLLRLLRVDLADNSLRGAIPVAALANLTGLLTLKLQDNLLSGLLPDFTTVLPRLGEFNASNNQLSGRVPDAMRAKFGLASFAGNAGLCGLAPPLPACSFLPREPAPTPPSVPSSQQSVVPSNPAASSSSSSVASSSPALATPESRNGAGKGGLSTGAIAGIVVGNALFLFALLSLLVAYCCCSTGDGGGDELPKKRKRGGRVGLEDEDDGLFGHGKGVQPGRPGSAGMRSDDGGDSDGARSKLVFFGVDGEDDDGGSDSSAAGRKETDGWTATSHQQQERRRSRFALEELLRASAEMVGRGSLGTVYRAVLSDGRMVAVKRLRDANPCARDEFHRYMDLIGRLRHPNLVPLRAFYYAKQEKLLIYDYLPNGNLHDRLHGHRMSGESPLDWTTRVRLLLGAARGLACIHREYRTSAIPHGNIKSTNVLLDKNGAACVADFGLALLLSPAHAIARLGGYMAPEQEDNKRLSQEADVYSFGMLVLEALTGKVPVHYPQPLPAADADAQRKDKRCSTAVSLPEWVRSVVREEWTAEVFDVELLRYKDIEEEMVAMLHVALACVTLQPEQRPSMADVVRMIESIPVDQSPFPEEDRDISMSPSIGITTDDGDGRLSC comes from the exons ATGTCCATGCCAATCTTGTTAGCTGAAGAATCATCTGGTTCTTGTGCTCACAGCTGCAGAGACAGCAGAGTGGTGGTGACGATGGCTATGCTGCTGTTGCGTTCTTTGGGGTTCTTGGCGATCATggcggcggccttgagctTGGCAATGCCAGCGGCGGtggtagcggcggcggtgccgcagccggagccggaggtgAAGCCGAGCGACACGGACGCGCTCACCATCTTCCGCAACGGCGCCGACGCGCACGGCATCCTGGCGGCGAACTGGAGCACCTCGAACGCCTGCGCCGGCGGCTGGATCGGCGTCGGCTGCTccgccgacggccgccgcgTGACGTCGCTGTCGCTGCCGTCGCTCGACCTGCGGGGGCCACTTGACCCGCTCTCCCACCTCGGCGAGCTCCGGTTGCTCGACCTCCGCGGGAACCGGCTCAACGGCACGCTCGACAcgctcctcctcggcgtccCCAACCTCAAGCTGCTCTACCTCTCCCACAACGACCTCTCAGGCGCCATCCCGGACGCCATCGCGcggctcctccgcctcctccgcgtcgacctcgccgacaaCAGCCTGCGCGGGGCGATCCCGGTGGCCGCGCTCGCCAACCTCACCGGCCTCCTCACGCTCAAGCTCCAGGACAACCTCCTCTCCGGCTTGCTCCCGGACTTCACCACCGTGCTTCCCCGTCTCGGGGAATTCAACGCGTCCAACAACCAGCTCTCCGGCAGGGTGCCCGACGCCATGCGCGCAAAGTTCGGCCTCGCCTCGTTCGCCGGCAATGCCGGCCTCTGCGggctggcgccgccgctgccggcgtgtTCTTTCCTGCCGCGTGAACCCGCCCCGACGCCACCGTCTGTCCCTTCCTCGCAGCAGTCCGTGGTGCCATCAAACcccgcggcgtcgtcgtcgtcgtcttcggtTGCTTCATCTTCCCCGGCGCTGGCCACACCGGAGTCACGCAATGGAGCTGGCAAGGGGGGGCTGAGCACCGGCGCGATTGCCGGCATCGTCGTCGGCAATGCTCTCTTCTTGTTCGCTCTGCTTTCACTGTTAGTGGCgtactgctgctgcagcacaggcgacggcggtggcgacgagctACCCAAGAAGAGGAAAAGAGGCGGCCGCGTCGGCCTGGAGGATGAAGACGACGGCCTGTTCGGCCACGGTAAGGGCGTGCAGCCGGGTCGGCCGGGCAGCGCCGGCATGCGcagtgacgacggcggagacagcgacggGGCACGCAGCAAGCTGGTGTTCTTCGGAGTGGAcggcgaagacgacgacggaggcagcgacagcagcgccgccggcagGAAGGAAACTGACGggtggacggcgacgtcgcaccagcagcaggagaggaggaggagcaggttCGCGCTGGAAGAGCTGCTGCGCGCGTCGGCGGAGATGGTCGGCCGCGGCAGCCTGGGCACCGTGTACCGCGCCGTGCTCAGCGACGGCCGCATGGTCGCCGTGAAGCGCCTGCGCGACGCCAACCCCTGCGCCCGCGACGAGTTCCACCGGTACATGGACCTCATCGGCCGGCTCCGCCACCCAAATCTCGTCCCCCTCCGAGCCTTCTACTACGCCAAGCAGGAGAAGCTCCTCATCTACGACTACCTCCCCAATGGCAACCTCCACGACCGCCTCCACG GGCACCGGATGTCGGGCGAGTCGCCGTTGGACTGGACGACGAGGGTGAGGCTTctcctcggcgcggcgcgcgggctggCATGCATCCACCGCGAGTACCGCACGTCGGCCATCCCCCATGGCAACATCAAGTCCACCAACGTCCTGCTCGACAAGAACGGCGCCGCCTGCGTCGCCGACTTCGGCCTGGCGCTGCTCCTCAGCCCCGCGCACGCCATTGCCCGCCTCGGAGGTTACATGGCGCCGGAGCAGGAGGACAACAAGCGGCTCTCGCAGGAGGCCGACGTCTACAGCTTCGGCATGCTCGTCCTCGAGGCGCTCACCGGCAAGGTGCCGGTGCATTACCCGCAGCCGCTGCCGGCCGCAGACGCCGACGCGCAGAGGAAAGACAAGAGGTGCTCGACGGCGGTCAGCCTCCCGGAGTGGGTGCGGTCGGTGGTGCGGGAGGAGTGGACGGCGGAGGTGTTCGACGTGGAGCTGCTCCGGTACAAGGACATcgaggaggagatggtggcGATGCTGCACGTCGCGCTGGCGTGCGTCACGCTGCAGCCGGAGCAGAGACCTTCCATGGCCGACGTGGTGAGGATGATCGAGAGCATACCGGTGGACCAGTCGCCGTTTCCGGAGGAGGACAGGGATATCTCGATGTCGCCGTCGATCGGCATTACCACTGACGATGGAGATGGTCGCCTCAGCTGCTAG